A portion of the Acidobacteriaceae bacterium genome contains these proteins:
- a CDS encoding carboxypeptidase-like regulatory domain-containing protein, with translation MIRAGFLSATLTAGLLLGGFSTTAHAQNEKEVHGRKWKPLPELSHIVVTVEKGYNGHPLANAAVIFHAVRDGSNDGNLELKTDPDGRAVLDLIEVGSHVTVQVLAPGFATYAQDFDVDSANKELLVKLLRPRAQVSTYVDNDGKASQVQPGIQEHVVPKKPKAAPATTPAATTTTPDGSGK, from the coding sequence ATGATTCGGGCAGGTTTTCTTTCCGCAACGCTGACAGCCGGGCTTCTGCTCGGTGGGTTTTCCACTACCGCGCACGCACAGAACGAAAAGGAAGTGCACGGTCGCAAATGGAAGCCGCTGCCCGAGCTTTCGCACATCGTCGTCACCGTAGAAAAGGGCTATAACGGCCATCCGCTGGCGAACGCTGCGGTCATCTTCCATGCTGTTCGTGATGGATCGAACGACGGCAATTTGGAGCTGAAGACTGATCCCGATGGTCGCGCGGTGCTCGATCTGATCGAGGTGGGCAGCCATGTGACGGTGCAGGTGCTGGCTCCGGGTTTTGCGACGTATGCTCAGGACTTCGACGTGGACTCCGCGAATAAGGAGTTGCTGGTGAAGTTGCTGCGTCCGCGCGCACAGGTGTCTACCTATGTTGACAACGACGGAAAAGCTTCTCAGGTACAACCTGGCATCCAGGAACACGTCGTTCCGAAGAAGCCGAAGGCCGCACCCGCAACGACGCCCGCTGCGACGACCACGACCCCTGACGGAAGCGGCAAGTGA
- the groL gene encoding chaperonin GroEL (60 kDa chaperone family; promotes refolding of misfolded polypeptides especially under stressful conditions; forms two stacked rings of heptamers to form a barrel-shaped 14mer; ends can be capped by GroES; misfolded proteins enter the barrel where they are refolded when GroES binds), whose product MAKQILHGEDSRQAILRGVNHLANAVKVTLGPKGRNVVIEKKFGSPTITKDGVTVAKEIELADSLENMGAQMVKEVASKTSDIAGDGTTTATVLAQAIYREGVKTVAAGANPMQLKRGIDKAVVAIVGKRDENGQVVGGALSEFSKPVSGDMIAQVGTISANSDSQIGTIIAEAMKKVGKDGVITVEESRTMETQLDVVEGMQFDRGYLSPYFVTDAERMEAALENPYILIYEKKISTMKDLLPMLEQIARTAKPLVIIAEDVDGEALATLVVNKLRGTLNVAAVKAPGFGDRRKAMLQDIAVLTGGKAITEDLGIKLEGVTLEDLGTAKRVTIDKDNTTIVDGGGKDTDIEGRVKEIRAQIEKTTSDYDREKLQERLAKLVGGVAVIKVGAATETEMKEKKARVEDAMHATRAAVEEGIVPGGGVALIRASKAVDELIKTLEGDEKIGAQIIRRAIEEPLRMIAHNAGEEGAVVINKINENNDANFGYNAGTGEYEDLVKAGVIDPTKVTRTALQNAASISGLMLTTEAMIADIPEKKAEPAGHSHGGGMDGMY is encoded by the coding sequence ATGGCAAAGCAGATTCTGCACGGAGAAGATTCGCGTCAGGCGATTCTGCGCGGTGTGAACCACCTCGCGAACGCCGTTAAGGTGACGCTCGGTCCGAAGGGCCGCAACGTCGTCATCGAAAAGAAGTTCGGTTCGCCGACCATCACCAAGGACGGCGTGACCGTTGCCAAGGAAATCGAGCTCGCTGATTCGCTCGAGAACATGGGCGCGCAGATGGTGAAGGAAGTTGCTTCGAAGACCTCTGACATCGCCGGCGACGGCACCACGACTGCAACGGTTCTGGCCCAGGCCATCTATCGCGAGGGCGTGAAGACAGTTGCTGCGGGTGCAAACCCGATGCAGTTGAAGCGCGGCATCGACAAGGCTGTTGTGGCCATCGTCGGCAAGCGCGATGAGAACGGCCAGGTTGTGGGCGGCGCGTTGAGCGAGTTCTCGAAGCCGGTTTCCGGCGACATGATCGCTCAGGTCGGCACCATCTCGGCCAACTCGGACTCGCAGATCGGCACCATCATCGCAGAAGCGATGAAGAAGGTCGGCAAGGACGGTGTTATCACCGTGGAAGAGTCGCGCACAATGGAAACGCAGCTCGACGTCGTCGAAGGCATGCAGTTCGATCGCGGCTACCTCTCGCCTTACTTCGTGACCGACGCAGAGCGCATGGAAGCAGCGCTTGAGAACCCCTACATCCTCATCTACGAGAAGAAGATCTCGACGATGAAGGACCTCCTGCCCATGCTCGAGCAGATCGCCCGCACGGCGAAGCCGCTCGTGATCATCGCAGAGGACGTTGACGGTGAAGCGCTGGCAACCCTCGTGGTGAACAAGCTTCGTGGCACGCTGAACGTCGCAGCCGTCAAGGCGCCCGGATTCGGCGACCGTCGCAAGGCCATGCTGCAGGACATCGCAGTGCTGACCGGCGGCAAGGCCATCACCGAAGACCTCGGCATCAAGCTCGAAGGCGTAACGCTCGAAGACCTCGGTACCGCCAAGCGCGTGACCATCGACAAGGACAACACGACGATCGTTGATGGCGGCGGCAAGGACACCGACATCGAAGGTCGCGTGAAGGAGATTCGTGCGCAGATCGAGAAGACCACCTCGGACTACGACCGCGAGAAGCTCCAGGAGCGCCTGGCGAAGCTCGTCGGCGGCGTTGCCGTCATCAAGGTCGGTGCTGCTACCGAAACCGAGATGAAGGAAAAGAAGGCTCGTGTCGAAGACGCGATGCACGCAACGCGCGCTGCCGTTGAAGAAGGCATCGTCCCGGGCGGCGGTGTTGCTCTGATCCGCGCTTCGAAGGCTGTGGACGAACTGATCAAGACCCTCGAGGGCGATGAGAAGATCGGTGCACAGATCATCCGTCGCGCGATCGAAGAGCCGCTTCGCATGATCGCTCACAACGCAGGAGAAGAAGGCGCTGTCGTGATCAACAAGATCAACGAGAACAACGACGCCAACTTCGGCTACAACGCCGGAACCGGCGAGTACGAAGACCTGGTCAAGGCCGGTGTCATCGACCCGACCAAGGTAACGCGCACTGCCCTGCAGAACGCAGCTTCGATCTCCGGCCTGATGCTGACGACCGAAGCTATGATCGCCGACATCCCCGAGAAGAAGGCAGAGCCTGCCGGTCACTCGCACGGCGGCGGCATGGACGGCATGTACTAA
- a CDS encoding response regulator → MTDSSTTKPRVLVADDEQVIANTLAIILNQAGFEARAVYSGEKALEALDSFQPDMLISDVIMTGMTGIEAAIQTRNKLPACKILLFSGQAATADLLERARAQGHEFEILAKPVHPTDLLAKLRA, encoded by the coding sequence ATGACTGATTCCAGCACGACCAAACCGCGCGTTCTTGTTGCCGATGATGAGCAGGTGATTGCCAACACGCTGGCAATTATCCTCAACCAGGCCGGATTTGAAGCACGCGCAGTCTATAGCGGCGAAAAGGCGCTTGAAGCACTCGATTCCTTCCAGCCGGACATGCTCATTTCGGATGTCATTATGACTGGCATGACCGGTATCGAGGCAGCTATCCAAACGCGCAACAAGCTGCCGGCCTGCAAGATTTTGCTGTTCTCAGGACAGGCCGCTACGGCGGATCTGCTGGAGCGTGCTCGCGCCCAGGGCCACGAGTTCGAGATTCTCGCAAAGCCCGTGCACCCCACCGACCTGCTCGCGAAGCTTCGCGCGTAG
- a CDS encoding SDR family NAD(P)-dependent oxidoreductase codes for MSLAARPLAGKRALVTGAAKRIGRTIALTLAEAGADVAITYRGSERDAAETVASLEKLGVRALAANCDVRSEASVQAALVKVEDVFGGLDILVNNAGAFETAALESLSVEQWDAIFETNTRGPFLVAKAAHSLLKASSGRIVNIGSLGGLHPWATHGHYCTSKAALHMLSQTMAKAWAPEISVNCVAPGMIVNGEVDPAYEHFAQKTPMLRNGRAEDVAAAVLFFATGPHFITGQLLAVDGGLGL; via the coding sequence GTGAGTCTTGCGGCACGTCCTCTTGCCGGCAAGCGGGCTCTGGTGACAGGAGCGGCGAAGCGCATTGGTCGCACGATAGCGTTGACGCTGGCTGAGGCTGGTGCCGACGTTGCGATCACCTATCGCGGCTCTGAGCGTGATGCGGCAGAGACCGTCGCCTCGCTTGAGAAGCTTGGTGTCCGTGCGCTGGCGGCCAACTGTGATGTGCGCTCTGAAGCCAGTGTGCAGGCGGCGCTGGTGAAGGTCGAAGACGTGTTCGGCGGCCTGGATATTCTCGTCAATAACGCGGGAGCGTTTGAGACGGCGGCTCTGGAAAGTCTCTCCGTCGAGCAGTGGGATGCGATCTTCGAAACGAACACGCGTGGTCCGTTTCTGGTCGCGAAAGCTGCTCATTCGTTGCTGAAGGCGTCTAGCGGCCGCATCGTCAACATCGGCTCGCTGGGTGGGCTGCATCCGTGGGCGACGCACGGGCATTACTGCACGTCGAAGGCCGCGCTGCACATGCTTTCGCAGACAATGGCCAAGGCATGGGCTCCGGAGATCAGCGTGAACTGCGTGGCTCCGGGGATGATCGTCAACGGCGAGGTTGATCCGGCGTACGAGCACTTCGCGCAGAAGACCCCGATGCTGCGCAACGGCCGTGCAGAAGACGTTGCAGCGGCAGTGCTCTTCTTCGCCACCGGTCCACACTTCATCACCGGCCAGTTGCTGGCGGTGGATGGTGGTCTGGGACTTTAG
- a CDS encoding polysaccharide biosynthesis/export family protein, whose product MKKTNILHAMLLLSACSIAVAQSGLTTPGTLPAGTLNNNSRAALGLQQQQQRSNLNVITTDRALLYPSPTDYHLTPGDLISVTIFGQEYPVTLRLDEAATARFPLVGEVSLKGKSIDDAQQLLAERLVEAGIYRHPIVTINLLESPNSNATVYGETNAVIPVLSRRRLIDVIIAAGGLPTTASHIVTINRPGVDKAIVLDMGNNPYTSPAANVPVLPGDSVFINRAGIVYMVGSFKAQGILPLSGDHKLTLMQATALSGGADAATAKYDGLRLIRTVNGQRTVVNLNIKDVLYGRVPDPILQADDIVFLPSSALKVAITSGGLGVLLSAVSIAISAMTIAR is encoded by the coding sequence ATGAAGAAAACCAACATTCTGCACGCGATGCTACTGCTCTCCGCCTGCTCCATTGCGGTAGCGCAATCAGGCTTGACGACTCCCGGCACTCTGCCCGCGGGCACGCTAAACAATAACTCGCGCGCGGCTCTGGGACTGCAACAACAGCAACAGCGCTCGAACCTGAATGTCATCACCACGGATCGAGCCCTGCTCTACCCCTCTCCCACGGACTACCACCTCACACCCGGCGATCTGATCAGTGTGACCATCTTTGGGCAGGAGTACCCTGTCACCCTTCGGTTGGACGAAGCCGCTACCGCGCGCTTCCCTTTAGTCGGAGAGGTTTCGCTGAAGGGCAAAAGCATTGATGACGCACAGCAACTGCTAGCGGAACGACTGGTCGAGGCGGGTATCTACCGTCACCCGATCGTTACGATCAATCTGCTCGAAAGCCCGAACTCCAACGCGACGGTTTATGGCGAAACCAACGCCGTTATTCCAGTCCTGAGCCGCCGTCGCCTCATCGATGTCATCATCGCCGCCGGTGGCCTGCCTACTACCGCCAGCCACATTGTCACGATCAACCGCCCGGGGGTAGACAAGGCAATCGTCCTGGATATGGGGAACAACCCCTACACCAGCCCGGCCGCCAATGTTCCGGTGCTACCAGGTGACAGTGTCTTCATCAACCGTGCGGGCATCGTTTACATGGTGGGTTCCTTCAAGGCGCAAGGCATCCTGCCTTTGAGCGGTGATCATAAGCTCACCCTCATGCAGGCAACTGCGCTTTCTGGCGGGGCGGATGCGGCTACCGCAAAGTACGATGGGCTCCGCCTCATTCGTACCGTCAACGGCCAGCGCACGGTTGTCAACCTGAACATCAAGGATGTACTTTACGGCCGCGTTCCCGACCCCATTCTGCAAGCCGACGATATCGTCTTCCTGCCAAGTAGCGCATTGAAGGTAGCCATAACGAGCGGTGGTCTAGGTGTGCTCCTCTCGGCGGTTTCTATCGCAATCTCCGCCATGACTATCGCTCGATAG
- a CDS encoding co-chaperone GroES — protein sequence MASTFTPLHDRILVQRLEEGESKTSFGIIIPDSAKEKPQQGTVVSVGKGKSNDEGKVFPLDVKPGDQILFGKYSGTEIKLDGQDYLIMREEEVLGILGK from the coding sequence ATGGCATCGACGTTTACGCCTCTGCACGATCGCATTCTGGTGCAGCGCCTTGAGGAGGGCGAAAGCAAGACCTCCTTCGGCATCATCATCCCCGACTCTGCCAAGGAAAAGCCCCAGCAGGGTACCGTCGTCTCGGTCGGCAAGGGCAAGAGCAACGACGAAGGTAAGGTCTTCCCGCTCGACGTGAAGCCTGGCGACCAGATCCTCTTCGGCAAGTACTCGGGCACCGAGATCAAGCTCGACGGCCAGGATTACCTGATCATGCGCGAAGAAGAAGTCCTCGGCATCCTCGGCAAGTAG
- a CDS encoding glycosyltransferase family 4 protein, whose product MTTASIPEITQGNTPAVRLGYYVSHPIQYQAPLLRRITQEPEIDLTVLFGSDFSVRSYKDEGFGVEVAWDVPLLEGYRSEFLKPLHDKGGVSPTTPISRGMLRALQNADGTPRFDALWVHGYASVNTLQAILAANALGIPVLLRAESWLADRERSGLKLAIKSLFFNLLGRGIDAVMPIGSHNAAYWHYYWGDKVPQFLFPYAVDNAYFARLAAASLPKRDTLRKELQLEFGRPVVLFASKLQTRKLADQLVAAFAQWRQTLSDAQPKPYLVIVGDGEERTNLETQVKLLGLDADVRFAGFRNQSELPAFFAISSVFVLPSRHEPWGLIVNESMAAGCPVIVSTDVGSALDLVTDGVEGCVYPVGDVNALAQALGRVFATPETPMQMGEASRLRMDGWSFEQDVQGLRKALAHTTRKLKA is encoded by the coding sequence ATGACGACTGCTTCGATTCCAGAAATCACTCAGGGCAATACCCCAGCCGTGCGGCTGGGGTATTACGTCTCCCATCCCATTCAGTACCAGGCCCCCCTGTTACGACGCATCACGCAAGAACCAGAGATCGATCTGACCGTACTCTTCGGCTCAGACTTCTCTGTCCGTTCGTACAAGGATGAAGGCTTTGGCGTTGAGGTGGCATGGGACGTGCCCTTGCTCGAAGGCTATCGCTCCGAGTTCCTCAAACCTCTCCATGACAAGGGCGGCGTTTCCCCGACGACGCCTATCTCCCGTGGCATGCTACGGGCGCTGCAGAACGCTGACGGAACACCACGCTTTGACGCACTCTGGGTGCACGGCTACGCTTCTGTGAACACATTGCAGGCTATCCTCGCAGCCAACGCGCTGGGCATCCCAGTGCTGTTGCGTGCGGAAAGCTGGCTGGCCGACCGTGAACGCTCCGGTTTGAAACTTGCGATCAAATCTCTATTCTTCAACCTGCTGGGCCGAGGGATCGATGCGGTCATGCCCATCGGATCTCATAACGCGGCCTATTGGCATTATTACTGGGGAGACAAAGTCCCACAGTTCCTTTTTCCATACGCGGTAGACAACGCTTACTTCGCGCGTCTCGCGGCAGCGTCGCTTCCAAAGCGCGACACGTTGCGGAAAGAGCTACAGCTTGAGTTTGGACGCCCGGTCGTACTCTTCGCCTCCAAGCTGCAAACTCGCAAGCTCGCCGACCAGCTCGTTGCAGCCTTTGCCCAGTGGCGTCAGACATTGTCCGATGCACAGCCAAAGCCCTATCTGGTAATCGTGGGCGACGGCGAAGAGCGCACCAATCTGGAAACTCAGGTCAAGTTACTTGGCCTGGACGCCGATGTTCGCTTCGCTGGCTTCCGAAATCAATCCGAATTGCCTGCGTTCTTCGCCATCTCCTCGGTATTCGTTCTCCCCTCGCGGCATGAGCCCTGGGGCCTCATTGTGAACGAGTCCATGGCAGCGGGCTGCCCGGTCATTGTTTCCACCGACGTAGGCTCAGCACTCGATCTCGTGACTGACGGCGTCGAAGGCTGTGTTTATCCAGTGGGTGACGTCAATGCCCTGGCCCAGGCTCTGGGACGCGTCTTCGCGACACCTGAAACGCCGATGCAGATGGGCGAAGCCTCGCGTCTACGAATGGACGGCTGGAGTTTTGAGCAGGACGTGCAAGGCCTGCGAAAAGCATTGGCCCACACCACACGCAAGCTCAAGGCGTAG
- a CDS encoding putative colanic acid biosynthesis acetyltransferase — protein sequence MPRQSDYNAADQMPQAADAYTQAAFPLSNRLKRLVWNIIWLLLYRPSPRPAHVWRAMLLRLFGATLGPDCHFYPGSKVWAPWNLVCEDHVAAADGVELYNPSLMTLRSHAIISQNAYICGATHNYNHARFPLQSFQMEIGAYAWICARSSVLPGVKVGEGAVLGLGGIAGRDLEPWTVYSGNPAQAVRQRDRAAVLSEQP from the coding sequence ATGCCACGCCAGAGCGATTACAACGCCGCCGACCAAATGCCACAAGCCGCCGATGCCTATACGCAGGCCGCATTTCCGCTTTCGAACCGGCTCAAGCGACTCGTGTGGAACATCATCTGGCTTCTGCTCTATAGGCCGTCACCACGGCCAGCTCACGTATGGCGTGCCATGCTGCTTCGACTCTTCGGAGCGACACTCGGCCCGGACTGCCACTTCTATCCCGGCAGCAAAGTGTGGGCGCCGTGGAATCTGGTTTGCGAAGACCATGTAGCGGCTGCCGATGGCGTTGAGCTATATAACCCGTCGCTGATGACGTTGAGATCGCATGCCATCATCTCGCAGAACGCCTACATCTGCGGTGCAACGCATAATTACAACCATGCACGCTTTCCGCTGCAATCGTTCCAGATGGAGATCGGAGCGTATGCGTGGATCTGCGCACGCTCCTCCGTACTGCCTGGGGTCAAGGTTGGCGAAGGTGCAGTGCTTGGCCTCGGAGGCATCGCTGGACGCGATCTCGAGCCGTGGACGGTTTACTCCGGCAACCCGGCGCAAGCCGTTCGCCAGCGCGACCGCGCAGCTGTGCTCAGCGAGCAGCCCTAA
- a CDS encoding glycosyltransferase family 2 protein: MRPSVLILTFNSEDSLPATLAAIDGLTDDIIIVDSGSTDGTLAVAASYNARVLQHPFQSYGAQRNWAIDNGAPRYAWQLHLDADERLTPELNAEIAALSEEAPLDGYYLPRMMMFLGRMLKYGGMSPTWHMRLFRGGMGRCEDREYDQHFMCTGRSAQLKGRMIDDVKMSISEWTARHNRWADAEVREHLSGSDQGRVQGNMGGTVVERKRALRAIYDNSLPFVRPFLLFFYRYFVRLGFLDGKEGFIYYVLQTFWFRFLVDAKLWEARNAKR, translated from the coding sequence ATGCGTCCTTCGGTCCTTATCCTTACCTTCAACTCTGAAGATTCCCTCCCGGCCACGCTGGCCGCTATTGATGGTCTGACGGACGATATCATCATCGTCGATTCAGGCTCTACGGATGGCACGCTGGCGGTAGCCGCAAGCTACAACGCGCGCGTTCTGCAGCATCCGTTTCAAAGCTATGGCGCACAGCGAAACTGGGCGATCGACAACGGAGCGCCGCGCTACGCCTGGCAGCTTCATCTCGATGCGGACGAACGTCTGACGCCAGAGTTGAACGCGGAGATTGCGGCGCTCTCTGAAGAGGCACCGCTGGACGGCTATTATCTGCCGCGCATGATGATGTTTCTCGGCCGAATGCTCAAGTACGGAGGCATGTCGCCAACATGGCACATGCGCCTCTTCCGCGGGGGCATGGGGCGTTGCGAAGACCGCGAGTACGACCAGCACTTCATGTGCACGGGCCGCTCGGCGCAGCTCAAGGGCCGCATGATCGACGATGTGAAGATGTCCATCTCGGAGTGGACGGCACGTCACAATCGCTGGGCGGACGCCGAGGTGCGCGAGCATCTTTCCGGCAGCGATCAGGGCAGGGTACAGGGCAACATGGGGGGTACGGTCGTTGAGCGTAAGCGAGCGTTGCGAGCGATCTATGACAACTCGCTGCCGTTCGTGCGTCCGTTCCTGCTCTTCTTCTATCGCTACTTTGTGCGACTGGGCTTCCTCGATGGCAAGGAAGGCTTCATCTATTACGTGCTGCAGACGTTCTGGTTCCGCTTCCTGGTAGACGCCAAGCTCTGGGAAGCCCGTAACGCAAAGCGTTAG
- a CDS encoding exopolysaccharide biosynthesis protein, with product MIDIHNHLLHALDDGSPDLETSVAMARLAVADGITHMVCTPHASSAFTFAPEKIEQRLEELRSALRTADIPLTLGRGCDFHISYDNVRDALANPKKYTLNGGEYLLIELPDLNIPPAMDQLLYDLRLAGMTPILTHPERNPALQRDSSRLRSWLEGGLLVQVTANSVTGGMGKTAQKMAHELLSKHWVHFLASDAHNTSTRPPGLTAAKAWVDRRCGSHYAELLTTTNPAAAFHSAPLPEQEEMQDLEEEFVDESAQPWWKRLFERLN from the coding sequence ATGATCGACATTCACAATCATTTGCTGCACGCGCTCGACGACGGCTCTCCGGACCTCGAGACCTCGGTCGCCATGGCGCGCCTCGCAGTAGCGGACGGGATCACGCACATGGTCTGCACACCCCATGCGTCCTCTGCCTTTACGTTCGCCCCGGAAAAGATCGAGCAACGTCTTGAAGAGTTGCGCAGCGCGTTGCGCACCGCAGATATTCCGCTGACTCTTGGGCGCGGTTGCGACTTTCACATCAGCTACGACAACGTACGCGATGCCCTCGCGAACCCGAAAAAGTACACCCTGAACGGCGGCGAGTATCTGCTGATCGAGCTGCCCGATCTGAACATCCCGCCCGCCATGGACCAGTTGCTCTACGATCTGCGCCTTGCCGGAATGACCCCGATCCTCACGCATCCGGAGCGCAACCCCGCACTACAGCGCGACTCCAGCCGGTTGCGTTCCTGGTTAGAAGGTGGCCTGCTGGTGCAGGTCACCGCCAACTCCGTCACCGGAGGCATGGGCAAGACCGCGCAGAAGATGGCCCATGAGCTACTCAGCAAGCACTGGGTTCACTTTCTCGCCAGCGATGCACACAATACGTCCACCAGACCGCCAGGTCTTACCGCGGCAAAGGCCTGGGTAGACCGGCGCTGTGGAAGTCACTACGCCGAGCTTCTGACAACTACCAACCCAGCTGCGGCGTTCCACTCCGCCCCTCTGCCCGAGCAGGAAGAGATGCAGGATCTGGAAGAAGAGTTTGTGGATGAATCCGCTCAGCCCTGGTGGAAACGGCTGTTCGAAAGACTCAACTAA
- a CDS encoding MarR family transcriptional regulator, producing MCTKAREETHVWLVMMKAFQAIMKYSLADMTRSGLCDSDFRVLELLLHKGSMPVNTLGPKVGLTPGAISIAVDRLFERELVTREEGATDRRVRMVSLTASGRALIEPMFERHAEAMARVFEELGAEELEGLEAMLKRVGRRAESLTKEKA from the coding sequence ATGTGCACGAAGGCTCGAGAAGAGACCCATGTATGGCTGGTGATGATGAAGGCCTTTCAGGCCATCATGAAGTACTCACTGGCCGATATGACTCGCTCGGGCCTTTGTGATTCGGATTTCCGCGTGCTTGAGCTGCTGCTGCACAAAGGCTCGATGCCGGTGAACACGCTGGGGCCGAAGGTTGGGCTGACGCCCGGAGCCATTTCGATTGCGGTGGACAGGCTCTTTGAGCGCGAGTTGGTGACCAGGGAAGAAGGCGCTACGGACAGGCGCGTTCGCATGGTCTCGCTCACGGCTTCAGGACGAGCGTTGATCGAGCCCATGTTTGAACGCCATGCCGAAGCGATGGCCCGCGTTTTTGAAGAGCTTGGCGCAGAAGAGCTTGAAGGCCTTGAGGCGATGCTTAAGCGCGTAGGCCGTCGCGCAGAGTCCTTGACGAAAGAAAAGGCTTAG
- a CDS encoding glycosyltransferase, whose product MHGLWSYPGIAARKAFAGRIPFMVFPHGMLDPYFKRAFPLKHVKKLPFWMIAEYWNLRRADRVLFTTALERDLAAESFPWMHRWIPEVTALGTTPPPAEAEHLRGVFHAAFPELAGKRFLLYLGRIHPKKGADLLLDAFTKLAPQHPEIHLVMAGPGADEEWASSLRATLTPEVASRIHWPGMLEGELKWGAFAASEAFALPSHQENFGIAVVEALASAKPVLITHPVNISPEIEADGAGLVAQDTPQGIQKMLSAWLALSPEKRATMGQQALATYAERYDMRRNTAPILRLVETLRNKTP is encoded by the coding sequence ATGCATGGGCTTTGGAGCTATCCCGGCATCGCTGCTCGCAAAGCCTTTGCCGGACGTATCCCGTTCATGGTCTTCCCGCACGGCATGCTCGACCCGTACTTCAAGCGCGCCTTCCCGCTGAAGCACGTGAAGAAGCTACCCTTCTGGATGATTGCAGAGTACTGGAACCTGCGCCGAGCCGACCGCGTGCTGTTTACTACCGCCCTCGAACGTGATTTAGCAGCAGAGAGCTTCCCCTGGATGCATCGCTGGATCCCGGAAGTGACTGCGTTGGGAACGACACCTCCGCCAGCCGAAGCAGAACATCTGCGTGGAGTCTTTCACGCTGCCTTCCCGGAACTTGCGGGCAAGCGCTTCCTGCTCTACCTCGGCCGGATTCACCCGAAGAAGGGTGCCGACCTGCTGCTCGACGCGTTCACGAAGCTGGCGCCGCAGCATCCGGAGATTCATCTTGTCATGGCCGGGCCAGGAGCCGATGAAGAGTGGGCAAGCAGTCTGCGCGCTACGTTGACGCCTGAAGTCGCCAGCAGAATTCACTGGCCGGGAATGCTTGAAGGCGAGCTGAAGTGGGGTGCCTTCGCAGCTTCGGAGGCCTTTGCTCTTCCGTCGCATCAGGAAAACTTTGGCATCGCCGTCGTCGAAGCACTAGCCTCCGCCAAGCCCGTGCTGATCACGCACCCGGTCAATATTTCGCCGGAGATCGAAGCCGATGGAGCTGGCCTTGTCGCGCAAGACACGCCGCAAGGTATTCAGAAAATGCTGTCTGCATGGCTTGCTCTAAGCCCTGAAAAGCGAGCAACTATGGGCCAACAGGCGCTGGCGACCTACGCCGAGCGCTACGATATGCGCCGCAACACTGCACCAATCCTTCGCCTTGTAGAAACCCTCCGCAACAAGACACCCTAA